Part of the Brassica napus cultivar Da-Ae unplaced genomic scaffold, Da-Ae ScsIHWf_3064;HRSCAF=3873, whole genome shotgun sequence genome is shown below.
tggtttcgtccatgcgtgACACAAGGTGCTTGTTGTATAAAcggttttatcgagtcaaaggaGTCGCAAAAGATGATTAGGAAACCAGCCGCTTCCCGTGGTAGGAATATGACTTACCCTTTTATTGTGTGCAGATGTAATCGCGGGACAGGTGATGATGGACGAGGTCGGATATGGGGAGAGGGTATGGATTGGACGGCGGGGATTGGGTCCACATATAGATCAGGGATAATGGAAATGGCATTAGTGAGATGTTTTGGACACGATAGGAGCCCTCTGCAGAGAGCAAGATCTTTTCCTGTTTTCGATAACAGGACTAGAGTGAGAGAAGACAGTATGGCGAGTATTGGCCCAAGTCATAATTGGGACCAGAGACATCAACATGATCAATCCGCTCAATCAAACCAAGGCCAATCAGACCGTGCCACCGAAAGACCACACCCCATATCATGGAACCGAAAACACCCTAAAGCTTTTACATGACGTGATGACCGAGGCACTTGGTAACCAAGGCAGGCGTACTCAACCCCCTGAAGTTTCAAGCTATTATCTACCATGAAGAACATTGGATCCTACAAGTTCAAAGGAGGATCCGATCCTATTGAGGCCGACAAGTGGATTACTATGATGGAGAAGAATTTGAAGCCATGGAGTGCCCGGAGGAGTATAAGAAGAAGATCGCTGTGTACTACTTGGAAGGCGACGCCACAGGATGGTGGGACAGCATAGACAGACAGCGTGGACACAACATCACATCATGGGAGTTGTTCAAGGGAGAGTTTGAGAGGAAATACTTTCCTCCAGAAGCAAAGCATCAATTGGAGCGCCAGTTCATGAACCTTGTTCAAGGAGATAGGCCAGTGAGGAGTTACGAATCTGAGTTCACAAGGTTGAGGCGACATGTCTTTGATGGGCGTGAAGATGAAGCAACTATGATCCGTAACTTTATGTACGGATTGAAGCCGGAGCTTGGAAGTCGTTTAGCCGGAAGCAACTTTAGCAGCTTATCGGATCTGGTGGAAAAAGCTGTTAATGTTGAAACTGTATTGGAAGCTGAAAGGAAGACGTTACCTCATTCTGGTGGACACATCAAGTTTAGCCAAGGAGAAAGGCCAAATTTCAACAAGGGTCCAAGATCTTACAAGGAAAAGGGCGAGGATTTGGAGGCCAAGCCACAATCGTGGTAACACTGTGGTGTGTTTACATATGTGATCAACCGGGACATATTTCTAAGTTTTTGTCCCAACAGACAACGGAGTAACCAGCAGGTTATTCCTATAAGGATGGAAGATGTTACTTGTTGCTCTTGCGGTATGAAGGGCCATTATGCATCGTCATGTCCAAACAAGCCAATCCCTGCGACCCCTCTTGCAATCCGAGCTCCTCCTAGCCGTCCAGCTATTGAGCCAGCaccaaagaagcaaaacctAGGAGGTAGAGTTTATGCCTTAGGTGTAGAAAACCCAGACAATGCAGGACCGTCAAGCGGTCCCATCACAGGTATTGTGGGTGCTTGGCCTCCTCTTTTTATTGAATAGAAATTTAGTTGCTGGAATCTAGTTAGTATGCTGATTAGGTATAGATTGCTTGATCGCTAGGTTGCGCGTTTAGAAATTTAGGATGATGATTGATGGTTGTGagaattttgattagtttttgtGATTGAGATATTTTGTTGATTGGGTTACTGTGGCAGAACCATACATGTTGCTGGTAAAccacacatgtattgttcgactcgggggcaacacatagttttgtgacccCTGAAGTAGCTGCCCGGTTTTGGGATTGTTTTGTGGTTGACAGGATAGACGTGGCCGTCTTGACCCCCGCAGACCGAACCCTTCAAGAAAATCAGCGTATCAAGAATGTTCCATTGGTCATTCAAGGCAAAGAGTTTGTGGCAGATCTGTTAGTCGTGCCTTTGAAAGGGTACGAGGTAatccttggaatggattggttATCAAGCTATGGAGTTCAGATCGACTGTGGAAAGGGAAGGTTGTTGTTCGGCAGAGGTAAACGACCAGAGATGGTATACTATGGAATCAGTCCTAGTATGACCGTGTCTTTGGTAGCGGCAATGAGAgtacaagatttgtttcaagACGGGGAAGTATATTTGGTGACCTTATCGGTTAGTGGAGGAGCCACTAATGATGAAGTTAAGGTCGAAGACATATAAGTGGTCCAAGAGTTTGAGGATATCTTTGCACCACTAAAGGAATTACCTCCACCTCGGAGTAATCCCTTTACCATTACTTTGGAGCCTGAAGCAAAACCTATAGCTAAGGCACCATATCGGATGGCACCTGCGGAGTTGGCCAAGCTAAAGAAACAATTGGAGGATCTATTGGAAAAGGGATTCATCCGGTCGAGCTATTCACCTTGGGGAGAGCTCCTGTGctatttgtgaagaagaaggacggAAGCATGAGGCTGTGTATCGATTATCATGGTATCAACAACATCACGATAAAAGGTAAGTATCCTCTTCCGAGGATAGACGAGTTGTTAGACCAACTAAAGGGAGCTAGTTGGTTttcgaagattgatttggcatcAGGGTATCACCAAATTCCTATTGCCAAGTCAGATATTATGAAGACGGCGTTTCGGACGAGCTATGGGCAGTACGAGTTTGTagttatgccctttggtctTACGAACGCACCTGCGGCTTTCATGCGCTTGATGAATGAAGTGTTTCACGACTACCTTGATAAGTTCGTGATCATTTTCATTGACGACATCCTGGTGTACTCGAGAAGTAAGGAAGAGAACAAAGAGCATCTGAGACTGGTTATGGAGAGGTTACGTAATCAGAAGCTATTTGCGAAGTTCAGCAAGTGCTTGTtttggaagagagagataggattTCTGGGTCACATAGTATCAGGAGAGGGCGTGGCTGCTGATCCAGAAAAGGTTCAAGCCATACGAGAATGGCCTCAACCTACCACTGTGACAGAAGTGAGGAGTTTTCTCGGACTTGCAGGCTATTATCGGAAGTTTGTTAAGGACTTTTTCCTCCATTGCAAAGCCTTTAACTAAACTTACCGGTAAAGGAGTTCCTTTCTTATGGGTGGAAGAAACCGAGAAGGcattcaagaagttgaaggaagcTCTCACGACCACACCTGTGTTAGCTTTGCCCGAGCAAGGTAAACCTTAGACGGTTTACACGGATGCTTCATGCGTTGGGTTAGGTTGTGTTCTTATGCAAGATGGGCGAGTCATTGCATATGCTTCGCGACAACTACGAAAGCATGAGGATAACTACAGTACACATGACTTGGAGTTAGCAGCTGTGGTGTTGGCTTTGCGAATTTGGAGATTTTACTTGTATGGAGAAGAAGTGGAGGTATACACGGACCATCAAAGTCTTAAATACCTCTTCACTCACTCAGCCAGATCTCAACCTGCGCCAGcgtaggtggatggagtttgtggcagaCTACGACATACGGATTCGCTACCATCCTGGTAAAGCGAATGTTGTTGCGGACGCCTTAAGTCGAAGAAAGTTGGACgcagatttagagaaagaagtggagctATTGAACCAGGAGTTGAAACAAGTGAAGTTGGTTTTTTTGGAAGGGCAGACAAGCGCGTCATTGGGACTTCAAGCGGTGAATCAGGCCAGCTTGATTCAGAGATTCGAGAAGAACAACTTAAGGATGAGAAGTTACTGAAGATTTCTGAAGAACTCAAAGGACAGCCGGGCCAATAAGCGGGATACTACTTGGCGGAGGACGGAACCTTGCTAATTAATGGGAGGATCACGGTTCCTAAAGGACAAGGGCTGAGAGATGAGATACTAAGGATTGCACATCATTCTTTACTCAGTATCCATCCTGGAAGTTCGAAGATGTACCAAGACGTGAGAAGATACTATCATTGGCCGGGCATGAAGAGATCAGTAGCACAATGGGTTGCTCAGTGTGCaacttgtcaacaagtcaaGGTGGAACATCAAGTTCCAGGAGGATTGTTGCAGAGTCTTCCGATACCTCAATGGAAATGGGACTCTATTTCAATGGATTTCATCACCGGATTACCTACTGCTCCAGGTAGATCGAACAACTCGATATGGGTGATTGTGGATAGGTTAACCAAGGTCACACACTTATTACCTATGCGGGGCACTGATAAAGTTGAAGTTTTGGCCGAGATGTACATCGACCAAATCGTGAAGTTACATGGTGTACCCTCAGACATCGTCTCAGATCGCGATCCAAGGTTCACGGCATCATTCTGGGAAGCACTGCAAGAAGCCTTGGAAACTAAACTGTACAGAAGCACGGCATTCCATCCAGAAACAGATGGCCAAACGGAAAGGACCATTCGGACCATCGAGGACATGCTGCGGATGTGTATTCTCGATTGGGCAGGAACTTGGGAGAAGCATTTACCATTGGTTGAGTTCTCGTATAACAACAGTCATCATTCGAGCATAGGgatgtcaccttatgaagcATTATACGGAAGACCATGCAAGACGCCTATGTTTTGGACGGAAGTGGGcgaaagaagaatgtttgggtcACCTATTGTTCAGGAGACCATGATTAAACTGGAGACGATTCAGGCCAACATGAAGAAGGCTCAGGACCGTCAGAAGAAGTACGCAGACCAGTCAAGAAGAGATGTAACTTTTGAGATAGAAGATTGGGTCTATTTGAAGGTTACTGCACAGAAAGGAAGGACAGATTTGGCAAGGTCGGGAAACTTGCGGTCAGGTTCATTGGTCCGTACAAGATCAGCGGGAAAGTTGGTGAGGTAGCTTACCGATTGGATCTGCCAGCAGATATGCACCTACATCCAGTATTCCATGTTTCCATGCTTCGGAAACATATACGGGATCCAAGTGCTGTTGAGCCCGAGAGAATCGAGGAGTTGGAGACAAACCTTACGTATCCGGAAGGACCAATCAGATTAGGAGAACGGCGTA
Proteins encoded:
- the LOC125603020 gene encoding uncharacterized protein LOC125603020; the encoded protein is MEDVTCCSCGMKGHYASSCPNKPIPATPLAIRAPPSRPAIEPAPKKQNLGGRVYALGVENPDNAGPSSGPITEPYMIDVAVLTPADRTLQENQRIKNVPLVIQGKEFVADLLVVPLKGYEVILGMDWLSSYGVQIDCGKGRLLFGRGKRPEMVYYGISPSMTVSLVAAMRVQDLFQDGEVYLVTLSVSGGATNDEVKVEDI